One stretch of Schlesneria sp. DSM 10557 DNA includes these proteins:
- a CDS encoding MFS transporter translates to MDVSAKATRIQLLDIHSPPMRAFHMSWIAFFFCFFAWFGIAPLMPIIRDEFQLTRDQVGWCIIGSVGITFFARLFIGWLCDRIGPRLAYSGLLIVGAVPVMLIGLASDYVTFLLFRIAIGVIGASFVVTQYHTSIMFAPNCVGTANATTAGWGNLGGGVTQMVIPLMFAAFLSLPGFSSASAWRVSLLITGIVCALMGVAYYFLTQDTPAGNFSDLRRQGHLTSSKAGSGSFWKTCCDYRVWILFLAYGCCFGMELTLDNIAALYFVDYFGELSSGDKVQAVATAGMIAGLFGGMNLFARALGGIIGDRFGDRWGVNGRVKWLFIALFCEGLALLLFSQARTLWAGIPLLMLLGLFVKMSNGATYSVAPFLNRKALGSVTGIVGAGGNAGAVAAGFLFKSNALTWPTALFILGICVTCASFTVLTVRFAGEPETVSPPLSDRLPDQTDLELSRAPAVV, encoded by the coding sequence ATGGATGTTTCTGCCAAGGCCACACGCATTCAATTATTGGACATTCATTCGCCGCCGATGCGTGCGTTTCATATGTCTTGGATCGCTTTCTTCTTCTGCTTCTTCGCGTGGTTTGGCATTGCACCCTTAATGCCGATCATTCGCGACGAATTCCAATTGACGAGAGATCAGGTTGGCTGGTGTATCATCGGATCGGTGGGAATTACCTTCTTCGCCCGCTTGTTCATCGGCTGGCTGTGTGACCGGATCGGGCCTCGACTCGCTTACTCGGGGCTTTTGATCGTGGGGGCGGTCCCGGTCATGTTGATCGGACTCGCCTCTGACTATGTGACGTTTCTGCTGTTTCGGATTGCGATCGGAGTGATTGGGGCCTCGTTTGTCGTCACCCAATATCACACTTCGATCATGTTTGCTCCCAACTGTGTTGGAACGGCCAACGCGACCACGGCCGGCTGGGGGAACCTGGGTGGGGGAGTCACGCAGATGGTGATTCCGCTCATGTTCGCCGCTTTCCTCAGCCTTCCTGGATTCAGCTCTGCCAGTGCGTGGCGGGTCAGCCTGCTCATCACGGGAATCGTCTGTGCGCTCATGGGGGTCGCCTATTATTTCCTGACGCAGGACACCCCGGCGGGCAACTTTTCAGACTTGCGACGCCAGGGACACCTGACGTCCTCAAAAGCAGGATCGGGATCCTTCTGGAAGACCTGTTGCGACTATCGAGTCTGGATTCTATTTCTGGCGTATGGCTGCTGCTTTGGAATGGAATTAACGCTCGACAATATCGCTGCGTTGTACTTCGTCGACTACTTCGGCGAGTTGAGCAGCGGGGACAAAGTTCAAGCCGTGGCGACGGCAGGGATGATTGCAGGCCTGTTTGGCGGAATGAATCTCTTCGCACGGGCTCTGGGAGGAATTATCGGCGACCGGTTTGGGGACCGATGGGGGGTGAATGGACGAGTCAAATGGCTGTTCATCGCCTTATTTTGTGAAGGACTGGCTCTGCTTCTCTTTTCCCAAGCACGCACATTATGGGCAGGAATTCCGCTGCTGATGCTGCTGGGATTGTTCGTCAAAATGTCCAACGGCGCGACCTATTCTGTTGCCCCATTCCTGAATCGCAAAGCCCTGGGCAGCGTGACGGGGATTGTTGGAGCAGGAGGCAACGCGGGGGCCGTGGCTGCGGGGTTCCTCTTCAAAAGTAACGCACTCACCTGGCCGACAGCCCTGTTCATTCTTGGCATCTGCGTCACGTGTGCGTCGTTCACTGTGCTGACGGTCCGCTTCGCTGGCGAACCGGAGACGGTGAGTCCCCCATTGAGCGACCGCTTGCCGGACCAGACAGACCTGGAACTCTCACGTGCCCCCGCCGTGGTTTGA
- a CDS encoding ATP-binding protein: MVRENPARRLDKRIWFSLSLSAGLVILHQFLIQPSLVQLTSDAPVINLAGRQRMLSQKLVKEALAFVATTENTTRELRRGEFAETLETWRSAHLQLRRTTVERGLSTNPELDSGYRRLEPLFQAMNDAGIKLLASHDSHAQQSALEGLLLNEPEFLKEMHSLVGVYEDQARTHVRQLQGLGFVIMVGILGTLLLVQFGVMRPELNSVGKAWEKSEANYELLVESMTDGLVVLDANGRIEFANRRLGEMLGQESEVFIGRSLSEFVAAIDQPTYQRLLAIDESPQSADIKFVRFEGGEVETSISPQRMSRIQGDPPRLLLVITDTTIRKQIERRSQDLQTQLVHANRLKSMGTMAAALAHEINQPLGAISNYAEGCLTRLTGASPDPRELVSPLRAILQASLRGGEIVRRTRNFSRRRPFRLAPESLNELVREIDELCRPEARRRSVVLELDLDDTLPDVAADGIQIQQVLVILIENAFNALDHRDPSQRKITLTTRARPIDEIEISVKDSGPGLVPDTSQSLFEPFVTTEVNGTGLGLTIARGIIEAHGGKIWHEPNDAGGAEFRFTLPILAESPGSDQTWRKAQPPTPLDVSEAVDADLLETSLLGNQPLPSDIQNVCTSVASTQRDRT; encoded by the coding sequence ATGGTGCGAGAAAACCCCGCTCGACGACTCGACAAACGGATCTGGTTTTCGCTGAGTCTCTCAGCGGGGCTCGTCATTCTGCATCAATTCCTGATTCAACCGTCTCTCGTCCAATTGACGTCCGATGCCCCGGTGATCAATCTCGCGGGACGGCAACGGATGCTGTCCCAGAAACTGGTGAAGGAGGCACTGGCCTTCGTCGCCACCACCGAGAATACGACGCGGGAACTGCGACGCGGGGAGTTTGCCGAAACCCTCGAAACCTGGCGATCTGCCCATCTGCAACTCCGGAGAACGACCGTCGAAAGGGGCCTCTCGACCAATCCAGAGCTTGACTCGGGATATCGGCGCCTTGAGCCGCTCTTTCAGGCGATGAACGATGCCGGGATAAAGCTTCTGGCAAGTCATGATTCCCATGCCCAGCAAAGTGCCCTCGAAGGATTGCTGCTCAATGAACCCGAGTTCCTGAAGGAAATGCACAGTCTGGTCGGCGTGTACGAAGACCAGGCACGAACGCACGTGCGGCAATTGCAGGGGCTCGGTTTTGTCATCATGGTCGGAATTCTGGGAACGCTCCTGCTGGTTCAGTTTGGTGTGATGCGCCCCGAACTGAACAGTGTGGGAAAGGCTTGGGAAAAATCCGAAGCGAACTACGAACTGCTGGTGGAATCCATGACGGATGGCCTGGTCGTCCTGGATGCAAACGGCAGGATCGAATTCGCCAATCGACGGCTCGGAGAGATGCTCGGCCAGGAGAGTGAAGTCTTCATCGGACGTTCTCTCTCAGAGTTCGTGGCAGCAATCGACCAGCCGACTTATCAGCGCCTGCTTGCCATTGATGAATCCCCACAGTCAGCCGACATCAAGTTTGTTCGCTTTGAGGGAGGGGAGGTCGAGACCTCAATCTCGCCTCAACGAATGAGCCGCATTCAGGGAGACCCGCCCCGTCTACTACTGGTCATCACGGATACCACCATTCGCAAACAGATCGAACGTCGCAGCCAGGACCTTCAAACGCAACTGGTACACGCGAACCGGTTGAAGTCGATGGGAACCATGGCAGCAGCTCTGGCCCATGAAATCAACCAGCCACTGGGAGCCATCTCCAACTACGCGGAAGGCTGCCTCACCCGGCTGACCGGTGCTTCGCCTGATCCCCGGGAACTCGTCAGTCCCTTGCGTGCCATACTGCAGGCCTCTCTGCGCGGAGGCGAAATCGTTCGACGCACACGCAACTTTTCCCGCCGTCGCCCCTTTCGACTCGCCCCCGAATCCCTTAACGAACTTGTTCGTGAGATCGACGAACTTTGCCGGCCCGAAGCCCGGCGACGCTCCGTTGTCCTGGAACTCGACCTCGACGACACTCTGCCCGACGTGGCCGCCGATGGAATCCAGATCCAGCAAGTCTTGGTCATCCTCATTGAAAACGCTTTCAACGCACTCGATCACAGGGACCCCTCGCAAAGGAAGATCACGCTGACAACGCGTGCACGACCGATCGATGAGATCGAAATCTCCGTCAAGGATTCGGGACCGGGTCTGGTGCCTGACACGTCACAGTCCCTCTTCGAACCATTCGTCACCACGGAAGTGAACGGGACTGGCCTTGGCCTGACCATCGCCCGTGGAATCATCGAAGCTCATGGCGGAAAAATCTGGCATGAACCCAATGACGCTGGCGGTGCCGAATTCCGATTCACTCTGCCGATTCTGGCCGAGTCACCCGGGTCCGACCAAACCTGGCGCAAGGCACAGCCACCAACACCGCTGGATGTGAGCGAGGCTGTGGACGCGGATCTCCTGGAAACATCCCTTCTCGGTAACCAACCCCTCCCTTCCGACATCCAGAACGTCTGTACTTCCGTCGCCTCAACACAGAGGGACCGAACATGA
- the nirB gene encoding nitrite reductase large subunit NirB, whose amino-acid sequence MITAQSRQTCASDQQTIVVIGNGMVGLRFCEKLVQYDTARQYRIVTFCEEPRAAYDRVGLTSFFAHRDAEKLMLAKLDWYSANGVELHVGDRADRIDRQQRTVTSQKGVVIEYDRLVLATGSYPFVPKVPGIEKRGVFVYRTIEDLERMISHASTSRRCAVIGGGLLGLEAAKAVYDLGLEAHVIQNTGRLMHRQIDDAGSRVLVNQIAALGVHVHLNCTTKAVHGQTQVEGIEFDNGTRLPVDMIVVSAGIRPRDELAVLAHLELGPQGGVKIDDQLRTSDPHIYAIGECAYHNGMIYGLVAPGYEMADALASTLTGGDKRFEKADVSTKLKLMGVEVASFGDYEATIETATPLQFEDPFGGKYKKLLFSRDGKYLLGGILVGDASQYGMLSMLAKTRTVLPCPPHELIVGSSTSASAVGGIDSMPDSAPICSCNNVSKGAICAAITEHNLESPAAVKACTKAGASCGGCFAQVTDLFKAHMKRLGKNVSNHLCEHFAYSRTELFALIKLKQLKTFSEILKQYGTGTGCEICKPTIASILASLWNDNILDPRHEALQDTNDRFLANMQRGGLYSVVPRVPGGEITPEKLIVLGEVAQEYNLYTKITGGQRIDLFGAQVQDLPDIWEKLVDAGFESGHAYGKSLRTVKSCVGTTWCRYGLQDSVGFAIEVENRYKGIRSPHKIKMAVSGCTRECAEAQSKDVGLIAVEGGYNLYVCGNGGTKPRHAELLAAGIDEETAIRYIDRFLMYYIATADKLTRTSVWCDKLEGGIDHIRAVVIDDSLGLASELESRLQHLVDTYQCEWKSVVDDPEKRKRFRQFVNTEETEPCIEFVTERGQTRPADWPNEIVSLEQFQSDVDRQFGRVTDAETRWVKVGAVDDFPMDGGATVKYGKTQIAVFNYSSRGEWYATQNMCPHKKAFVLSRGLIGDANGTPKVACPLHKKTFSLKTGESLSDAEYKIKTFPIKVEGGSVYLDLPRVEILDDVYATEIGCSLATSCAEHPESVTAS is encoded by the coding sequence ATGATCACTGCCCAATCCCGTCAAACTTGCGCTTCGGACCAACAGACGATCGTTGTCATTGGCAACGGAATGGTCGGACTTCGTTTCTGCGAGAAGCTGGTTCAATACGACACAGCTCGGCAATATCGGATCGTGACCTTCTGCGAAGAACCTCGAGCGGCGTATGACCGGGTCGGGCTGACATCGTTCTTCGCCCATCGCGATGCAGAAAAGCTAATGCTTGCAAAGCTCGACTGGTACTCGGCGAACGGCGTCGAACTGCATGTGGGCGATCGTGCCGACCGGATCGATCGCCAGCAACGGACAGTCACATCTCAAAAAGGAGTGGTGATTGAATATGACCGGCTGGTCTTGGCAACGGGTTCCTATCCATTCGTTCCAAAAGTTCCCGGCATCGAAAAACGAGGCGTCTTTGTTTACCGCACGATTGAAGACCTGGAACGGATGATTTCCCACGCCTCCACGTCGCGACGATGTGCGGTGATCGGTGGTGGTCTACTGGGGCTGGAGGCGGCCAAGGCCGTTTACGATCTGGGGCTGGAAGCGCACGTCATCCAGAACACCGGCCGACTGATGCACCGCCAGATCGATGATGCAGGATCCCGGGTCCTGGTCAATCAGATCGCTGCGCTGGGAGTCCACGTTCATCTGAACTGCACTACGAAGGCCGTTCACGGTCAAACCCAGGTGGAAGGGATCGAGTTTGACAATGGGACTCGACTCCCGGTCGACATGATCGTTGTATCTGCGGGAATCCGCCCTCGAGACGAACTCGCGGTTCTGGCTCACCTGGAACTCGGCCCGCAGGGGGGAGTCAAAATTGATGACCAGCTGAGAACTTCTGATCCCCACATTTATGCCATTGGCGAATGTGCGTATCACAACGGGATGATCTACGGATTGGTGGCACCGGGGTATGAGATGGCGGATGCGCTGGCCTCCACTCTGACAGGGGGGGACAAGCGATTCGAAAAAGCGGATGTCTCAACCAAACTCAAGCTGATGGGTGTCGAAGTTGCGAGCTTCGGTGACTATGAGGCCACTATAGAGACCGCGACACCTTTGCAATTTGAAGACCCGTTTGGTGGCAAGTACAAAAAGCTGCTGTTCTCGCGCGACGGCAAATATCTGCTGGGGGGGATTCTCGTTGGTGATGCGTCTCAGTACGGGATGCTCTCGATGCTGGCGAAAACACGTACGGTCCTCCCCTGCCCTCCTCATGAATTGATCGTGGGGAGTTCGACCTCGGCTTCGGCGGTGGGTGGAATCGACAGCATGCCCGACTCGGCCCCGATCTGCTCTTGCAACAACGTCTCCAAAGGGGCGATTTGTGCCGCGATTACGGAACACAATCTTGAGTCCCCGGCGGCCGTGAAGGCGTGCACAAAGGCGGGGGCCAGTTGCGGCGGCTGTTTTGCACAAGTGACGGACCTGTTCAAGGCTCACATGAAGCGGCTCGGAAAGAATGTGTCGAACCATTTGTGCGAACACTTTGCGTATTCACGAACCGAGTTATTCGCGCTGATCAAACTCAAGCAGTTGAAAACGTTTTCCGAGATTCTCAAGCAATACGGAACGGGCACAGGTTGCGAAATTTGCAAGCCAACGATTGCCTCCATTCTGGCATCGCTCTGGAATGACAATATCCTTGATCCACGGCACGAAGCCTTACAGGATACCAATGATCGATTTCTGGCCAACATGCAGCGAGGCGGGTTGTATTCGGTTGTGCCACGTGTCCCCGGAGGTGAGATCACTCCTGAAAAGCTGATTGTGCTGGGTGAGGTTGCTCAGGAGTACAATCTCTATACGAAGATTACGGGTGGACAACGGATTGACCTGTTCGGTGCACAGGTTCAGGACTTGCCCGACATCTGGGAAAAGCTGGTCGATGCCGGATTCGAAAGCGGGCACGCCTACGGCAAATCGCTGAGAACCGTCAAAAGCTGCGTCGGGACGACGTGGTGTCGGTACGGTTTGCAGGATTCAGTCGGTTTCGCGATTGAAGTCGAGAACCGCTACAAGGGGATTCGTTCACCTCACAAGATCAAAATGGCCGTTTCAGGGTGTACCCGGGAATGTGCCGAGGCACAGTCGAAGGACGTTGGTCTGATCGCGGTGGAAGGGGGCTATAACCTCTACGTCTGTGGGAACGGTGGAACAAAACCACGCCATGCCGAACTTCTGGCAGCGGGGATCGATGAAGAGACTGCGATTCGGTATATCGATCGATTTCTGATGTACTACATCGCGACGGCCGACAAGCTGACGCGAACCTCGGTCTGGTGCGACAAGCTTGAAGGGGGGATCGATCACATCCGCGCGGTTGTGATCGACGACTCGCTGGGACTGGCCTCAGAACTGGAGTCCAGGCTTCAGCATCTGGTTGATACGTATCAGTGCGAGTGGAAGTCGGTCGTGGATGACCCCGAAAAGCGCAAGCGATTCCGGCAATTCGTCAATACCGAAGAGACGGAACCCTGCATCGAATTCGTGACGGAACGGGGCCAGACCCGTCCGGCTGACTGGCCGAACGAAATTGTCTCTCTGGAACAGTTCCAGTCAGATGTCGACCGGCAATTCGGTCGGGTGACTGACGCGGAGACTCGCTGGGTCAAAGTGGGGGCGGTCGATGACTTTCCCATGGATGGAGGTGCGACAGTCAAATACGGCAAAACGCAGATCGCGGTTTTCAACTACTCCAGCCGAGGGGAATGGTACGCCACTCAAAACATGTGCCCGCACAAGAAAGCGTTCGTCCTGTCGCGCGGACTGATTGGTGATGCGAACGGGACCCCGAAAGTGGCTTGTCCACTTCACAAGAAAACCTTCTCGCTGAAAACTGGCGAATCCCTGTCGGATGCGGAGTACAAAATCAAAACCTTCCCGATCAAAGTCGAAGGGGGAAGCGTCTACCTGGATCTTCCGCGCGTCGAAATCCTTGATGACGTGTATGCCACGGAGATTGGTTGCAGCCTGGCAACGAGCTGTGCAGAACACCCTGAATCGGTGACTGCATCATGA
- a CDS encoding DmsC/YnfH family molybdoenzyme membrane anchor subunit, which yields MTTLQTRPLTLQDFHHDLSPVPAERPDGISLIAHLLQQQQELSAVEMFSREHRTDNRPAQARYYEKLLPATPPAAGQQYAFEVDLDRCSGCKACVTACHSLNGLDQNETWRDVGLLVGGTEFNPVMQHVTAACHHCVEPACMSACPVDAYEKNAETGIVKHLDDQCFGCQYCTLACPYNVPKYHPGKGIVRKCDMCSNRLSKGEAPACVQACPHEAIAIGVVSIQRVIEDSEANNFLPAAPDPSLTLPTTTYKTSRQFPRNMLPADYYSISPAHPHWPLILMLVLTQLSVGAFTIGFILDTTVGADLAAFFRPLHATSALILGLLALAASTCHLGRPLYAFRGILGWRHSWLSREIVLFGLFACLAVLYAVACWIDSQPSSTALPMARFVHPYLPILGGLVSSVGLSGVFCSVMIYVFTQRDLWNLEQTLIRFTLTTALLGTTTTLLSCLLMQWFVDANVATRMLLGIGRSLVPMVIAFNLAKLLFDLALLRHRLSSRMTSLKRSALLVCGPLLPVAWARLSLGVLGGLALPSLLLHLLKKDGSVLAEPLIASTICLIWFGCLGAELFERYLFFAAVSSPRMPGGVRS from the coding sequence ATGACGACACTCCAAACCCGCCCCCTGACACTGCAGGATTTTCATCATGATCTTTCTCCGGTTCCGGCCGAGCGTCCTGACGGCATTTCGTTGATCGCCCATCTCCTTCAGCAGCAGCAGGAATTAAGCGCTGTTGAGATGTTTTCTCGAGAACACCGGACTGATAACAGACCCGCCCAGGCCAGGTACTACGAGAAGCTCCTCCCGGCGACACCTCCTGCGGCAGGGCAGCAGTATGCGTTTGAGGTGGACCTCGACCGCTGTTCGGGTTGCAAAGCCTGCGTCACGGCCTGCCACTCGTTAAATGGACTGGATCAGAATGAAACGTGGCGTGATGTGGGACTGCTTGTCGGCGGGACCGAATTTAATCCTGTCATGCAGCATGTGACTGCGGCGTGCCATCATTGTGTCGAGCCCGCATGCATGAGCGCCTGCCCTGTGGATGCTTACGAAAAAAATGCCGAGACGGGTATTGTCAAGCACTTGGACGATCAATGCTTCGGCTGCCAGTACTGCACACTTGCCTGCCCCTACAACGTTCCCAAATATCATCCGGGGAAAGGGATCGTGCGCAAGTGCGACATGTGCTCGAATCGGTTGTCGAAGGGGGAGGCCCCAGCCTGCGTGCAGGCATGTCCTCACGAAGCGATCGCGATTGGGGTTGTGAGCATTCAGCGAGTGATCGAAGATTCCGAGGCGAACAACTTTCTGCCCGCGGCTCCCGATCCCAGTCTGACACTGCCGACGACGACCTATAAAACTTCACGTCAGTTTCCGCGGAATATGCTGCCTGCGGACTATTATTCGATCAGCCCTGCCCATCCTCATTGGCCGTTGATCCTGATGCTGGTTTTGACGCAATTGTCGGTTGGGGCCTTCACGATTGGATTCATTCTCGATACGACGGTCGGGGCGGATCTGGCTGCATTCTTTCGTCCACTGCATGCGACGAGTGCATTGATTCTTGGCCTGCTCGCCCTCGCCGCAAGCACCTGCCATCTGGGGCGTCCTCTTTACGCCTTTCGCGGAATTCTGGGCTGGCGACACTCATGGCTGAGTCGCGAGATTGTGTTGTTCGGTCTGTTCGCGTGCTTAGCAGTTCTCTATGCGGTGGCATGCTGGATTGACAGTCAGCCCTCGTCGACTGCATTGCCGATGGCGCGTTTTGTCCACCCCTACCTGCCGATCCTCGGGGGACTGGTCTCATCGGTCGGGCTCAGCGGGGTCTTCTGTTCGGTCATGATTTATGTTTTCACCCAGCGAGACCTGTGGAATCTCGAACAGACACTCATTCGGTTTACATTAACGACTGCGCTGCTGGGGACGACGACGACGTTGCTTTCGTGCCTGCTGATGCAATGGTTCGTTGATGCCAACGTCGCAACACGGATGCTGCTTGGAATTGGTCGTTCACTGGTTCCCATGGTCATCGCGTTCAATCTGGCAAAGCTGCTGTTTGACCTCGCGCTGTTGAGGCATCGATTAAGTTCGCGGATGACCTCGCTGAAGCGTTCGGCCTTGCTTGTCTGCGGACCGCTGCTCCCCGTGGCATGGGCGCGACTCAGCCTGGGGGTGCTGGGCGGACTTGCTCTGCCATCGCTGTTGTTGCATCTGCTGAAGAAGGACGGATCAGTCCTTGCGGAACCGTTGATTGCCAGCACGATTTGTCTCATCTGGTTCGGCTGTCTCGGTGCGGAATTGTTCGAACGCTACCTGTTCTTTGCCGCGGTCTCGAGCCCCCGCATGCCGGGTGGAGTACGCTCATGA
- a CDS encoding response regulator transcription factor, whose amino-acid sequence MIGDGSPVAFIIDDDADMRGSLEFLIQSIGIATVCYASATRFLENLTPSPAGCVVCDVRMPEMSGLDLLEHLVRLSSPLPVILMTGFADVPMAIRAMKLGAAEFIEKPFSGQVMLEAIQRTLIEDRTRRTSREIWSDFAGRMANLTEKERSTLDLLISGAPNKTIAARLEITERAIEGRRASIMKKLGVSTFAELVRQVTQYELLPQLHERPRL is encoded by the coding sequence ATGATTGGAGACGGTTCCCCTGTCGCTTTCATCATCGATGACGACGCGGACATGCGTGGATCGCTGGAATTTCTGATTCAGTCCATTGGAATTGCGACCGTCTGCTATGCTTCGGCAACCCGCTTCCTGGAGAACCTGACCCCTTCGCCAGCAGGTTGTGTCGTGTGCGATGTGCGCATGCCCGAGATGAGTGGTCTTGATCTGCTCGAACACCTCGTCCGACTTAGCAGCCCTCTCCCGGTCATCCTGATGACGGGCTTCGCCGATGTCCCCATGGCCATTCGGGCCATGAAGCTCGGCGCCGCGGAATTCATCGAAAAGCCCTTCAGTGGTCAGGTGATGCTGGAAGCCATCCAGCGCACCTTGATCGAAGATCGCACTCGGCGCACCTCGCGTGAGATATGGAGCGACTTCGCTGGCCGCATGGCAAACCTCACCGAAAAGGAACGCTCGACACTCGATCTGCTCATCTCGGGTGCCCCCAATAAGACCATTGCAGCGCGACTTGAGATTACCGAGCGGGCGATTGAAGGGAGAAGAGCCTCCATCATGAAGAAGCTCGGTGTCAGCACCTTCGCCGAACTTGTCCGACAGGTCACTCAATATGAACTTCTGCCCCAACTGCACGAGCGACCCCGCCTGTGA